The sequence GTCGAAGGAGGGCTTCTCCCACCTGATGTGGGTGCTGCTGGGGCCGGGGGACGCCGCGCTGGTGCCGTCGCCGTCGTACCCGATCCACATCTGGGGCCCGCTGCTCGCCGGGGCCGCCGCCCGCGAGATCCCGATGTCGACCGACGGCAACTTCATCGAGCGGATGCGCGAGGCCTACGAGTACTCGCTGCCCAAGCCGCGGGTGATCGTGCTGAGCTTCCCGCACAACCCCACCACCGCCTGCGTCGACCTGGAGTTCTTCCAGCAGGTGGTCGACTTCGCCCGGGAGCACGACGTGGTCGTGGTGCACGACAACGCCTACGCCGAGCTCGGCTTCGACGGCTACAAGCCGCCGTCGATCCTGCAGGCCGAGGGCGCCAAGGAGTGCGCGGTCGAGCTGTACTCCATGACCAAGTCGTTCTCGATGGCCGGCTGGCGGGTGGCCTACCTGGTGGGCAACAGCGAGGTGGTGCAGGGGCTCGCCAAGCTCAAGTCGTACCTCGACTACGGCACGTTCCAGCCGATCCAGATCGCCGCCACGGTCACGCTCCGGGAGGAGCCCGACTTCCCCGAGGAGGTCGGCAAGGTCTACCAGGGCCGCCGCGACGCCCTGATCGACGGCCTGCACCGCATCGGCTGGGAGGTCCCGCGGCCGCGGGGCACGATGTTCGCCTGGGCGCCGATCCCCGAGCCCTACGCCGATCTGGGGTCGGTCGAGTTCGCGTCGATGCTGGTGAAGGAAGCGCAGGTGGCGACGTCACCGGGCATCGGCTTCGGCCCCGGGGGCGAGGGCTACGTGCGGTTCGCGCTCATCGAGAACGAGCAGCGGATCCAGCAGGCGATGCGCAACCTGCGGCGCACCCTCACCAAGCTCGGGTAACGCTCCCTAGCGGTCGTCGTCCTCGTCGTCGGACTCGGGGCGCTTGGCTTCGTCGAGGCCGCGCTGGACGCCGGCGCTGAAGCTCGACAGGAAGCCGTAGACCTGGTCGGCGGCGCGGTGGTCGCCGTTCGGCTCGGGAGGCTCCCCGTTCGGCGGGCGCTTGGCCGGGCGGGAGGCGTCGTCGCCGCGGCTGGGCGGGCCCTGACGCTTGCCGGTCCCCCGTCGGAGGTTGACGGGCTCGGTGGCCGGCATCTGGGCACCGCGCACCCGTCGCTGCAGGCCGCTGGCAGTGGCGGCGGGGGTGTCGGCGGGGGTGTCGGCGGCGGGGCCGGGCTCGTCGCGGCGGGGTAGCGGCGGCGGGGGAGTGGC is a genomic window of Acidimicrobiales bacterium containing:
- a CDS encoding aminotransferase class I/II-fold pyridoxal phosphate-dependent enzyme, with translation MELRRITGLPPYVFTIIDGLKIEARRAGIDVIDLGFGNPDIPSPELAVEKLCEAAHNTRNHRYSASRGIPKLREAVAQLYKRRFDVDLDPEREVITTIGSKEGFSHLMWVLLGPGDAALVPSPSYPIHIWGPLLAGAAAREIPMSTDGNFIERMREAYEYSLPKPRVIVLSFPHNPTTACVDLEFFQQVVDFAREHDVVVVHDNAYAELGFDGYKPPSILQAEGAKECAVELYSMTKSFSMAGWRVAYLVGNSEVVQGLAKLKSYLDYGTFQPIQIAATVTLREEPDFPEEVGKVYQGRRDALIDGLHRIGWEVPRPRGTMFAWAPIPEPYADLGSVEFASMLVKEAQVATSPGIGFGPGGEGYVRFALIENEQRIQQAMRNLRRTLTKLG